A region from the Silene latifolia isolate original U9 population chromosome 7, ASM4854445v1, whole genome shotgun sequence genome encodes:
- the LOC141591021 gene encoding uncharacterized protein LOC141591021: protein MLVIFICHAFLVNNFLCTTKRKKRLKIIKYRFLIMAVNESNISDKSTENPRIIVEKLPSESRLSELGVKSWPKWACPPGRYKLRYDEQETCYLVKGKVRAYFKKDDDDDNDDYVEFGAGDLVIIPKGLACTWDVSLPVDKFYKFHSSSSSSSSS, encoded by the exons ATGCTTGTCATTTTCATTTGCCATGCATTTCTTGTGAATAATTTTTTGTGTACAACTAAAAGGAAAAAAAGACTGAAAATTATAAAGTATCGGTTCTTAATTATGGCAGTAAATGAGTCCAATATATCAGACAAATCCACAGAAAACCCAAGAATTATCGTGGAAAAATTGCCTTCGGAATCGAGGCTATCTGAATTAGGCGTTAAATCATGGCCCAA ATGGGCATGTCCACCGGGAAGGTACAAGCTGAGATACGATGAACAGGAGACGTGTTATTTGGTGAAAGGCAAAGTTAGGGCTTATTTTAAAAAAGACGACGACGATGACAACGATGACTATGTTGAATTTGGTGCAGGAGACCTTGTTATTATTCCTAAGGGACTTGCTTGCACTTGGGATGTCTCTCTTCCTGTTGATAAATTTTACAAATTTCATTCTTCgtcgtcttcttcctcttcttcttaa